The Armatimonadota bacterium nucleotide sequence GGACAAATATTTACCAGCAGAAAGCACCAGTTCCGGATATGCCGTGGAAGAGCAATCCTACAACGGGCATCATCTTCGGAACAGTTACCGACGCTTCAAAGCCGAACGACCCTATCTACTGGAATTGGATATACAAGGCAACGGTAACCGTTACAGGTCCTGTAACTCGAACCACCGAGACAGACGCCACTGGCACATATGGCTTTATTGATCTACCGCCGGGAACGTACACAATAACGGCAACTAAAGGCACAAAAACCCGTACTTATACCAACCAGACGATAGCTGCTGGGCAAGTTCTCAGAGAAAACTTCGATTTGGGATACACAACCTGCACTTCGCCCCCGGGAACAATTAAGAACGGTTGGAATCTCATTAGCCTGCCACTGGACCCTGCAAATCCCAATCCCGCATCGGTATTCAGCGGGATAGCCATAGATGGCAATCTATTCAGATACGACGCTGGGACAAGGTCTTTCATAGTTTACGACCAGTGGACTCCTGAAACATTCGGTAACTGCAGAGTAGAAGAAGGCTACTGGCTATATGCGAGCGGTAATCCAACGATAAGCTACCAAGCATATGGAGGCACACCTACAACTCGAGACATAAGCTTGCCAAATGCCGGATGGAACCTCATTGGTTGTCCATTCCTAAGCGAGAAACGGTGGGCAGACATTCTGGTGACAAAGGGAGGAGAAACTCTTACTCTCCCCACCGCAGCAAAAGATCGCGGATGGCTAGATGCAACGGGTTGGTGGTGGGATAATAACAGCCAGAGCCTTAGATCGCTTGGGCTCCCAGAAGACTGGCCTGATAGCGAATACATTCAACCTTGGCATGGCTATTGGATCTCTACTAACTATAACAATTTGACACTTACTCTAAGATAAAAATGGAGGGTTGATATGAAAAAAGGGCTTTGGCTATCAATCACATTTCTGGTCTTGCTAATAATTTCGCCCTGCCTATATGGAGCAGTCGAAATTATAATTGACAATCCAGGTGCCGTTTTCGTAAATGGATCAAACGCGTGGACTACTGGCACGAGTGCTACCGACAAATACGGCAGCGATTACAGGTATTGTAAGATTGCAACTGCTGGTGGCAGTACGGCAACTTATACACCCTTTATACCCCAAACTGCCCCGGACTGGCAAGTGTACACATGGTACTGCAACACGGAAGTGTCGGAAACCACAGCAGCCCAGTACATAATCCACCATGCCTCCGGTGATACTGTTGTTTACGTAAACCAGACCACAAACCGAGGAACATGGTTCCTAGTCGGCACATATACAATGAATGCCGGCTCAGGCAACTATGCGAGAATTTCAAACCAAGGGTCGAGCACCACGAGATACGTCGTAGCAGATGGCATGCGGTTCTACTCTGCCACGGCCACGGACACGACGCCCCCCACAATCTCCAATGTTTCGGCCTCGCCTGGGGTGACAACAGCTACCATAACCTGGACTACCAATGAGCCCTCGACATCGCAAGTTGAATATGGACTTACTACAAGCTATGGAAACCAGACGCCAAAAGACACCAATCTCGTAACCAGCCACAGCGTGCTGATTTCGGGTCTTTCGCCCACTACGCTGTACCATTATAGAGTAAAGTCAGCAGATGCAAGCAATAATGAAGCTGTTTCAAGCGACTACACATTTACTACAACTGCTCCTACGCCTGAGTATCGGGCAAATTGGGTGGACACGTGGCATGATGGCATCCTGAGCGCTGAGCAAATCACAAACCTCGTGAATATCCACAAACTTTACAACTACAACGTTATAATCCCCGAGGTCAGGAAGTGCGGCGATGCTTATTATAACTCAACATTTGAACCAAGAGCCTCAAATATAATAGACGCGCCGCCATTTGATCCACTTGGTGACCTCATCCAAAAGGCACACGCTCAGGGCATTGAGGTTCACCCATGGATTGTAACGTACAGAATATGGAACAGCGGATGGGGAGCAGCGCCAGCCAATCATATATGGACGCTTCACCCAGAATGGGCCATGACCGACAGCTCAGGTAACAACCTTGACGGCCAGTACTACAATCTCGACCCAGGAGTCCCAGGCGTGCAGGATTACATCTACAAGGTTGTCATGGATATCGTTAATCAATATGATATCGATGGATTCAACTGGGATTACATCAGATATCCTGGTTACAATTGGGGCTACAATTCAATTACACAGCAGAGATTTTACAATGAATATGGCTACTGGCCGCCTACCTCCACTTCGGATTCCCGCTGGAACACGTGGAGCGACTTCCGGCGAAGGCAGGTCACAGACCTCCTTAAAAAATGCCATGTCCAAATCTGGGCCAAGAAACCAAACGTAAAAACCTCTGTAGACACGGTAGGCTGGATGGGCGCTGACCCAAATGTCGACTTCACACAAACACGCCAATACAAAGAAGTCTTCCAAGATGGAAAAGGCTGGATGGAACAGCATATCGTGGATGTTAATATCCTAATGAACTACAAGCGAGAATACGATACTGCTCAGAAACAAGACTACCGGCTCTGGACTAACTGGCTTGCTACTATGCAAGCAACCACCGGCAGACACAGCGTCGACGGTCAAGCATGTTACTTAAACTCGATTTCTGACAGCATCATACAAATGCAAGTTGCCAGGGATGCTGGGCTTGCCGGAATATGCAACTACAGTTATGCCGTGACAAACAAAGACGGCCAGCCAAGCGAAAGCTTTTGGTCTGCTGTAAAGTCAAACCTGTACACACTTCCTGTGCCCACCCCAAACATGCCATGGAAAAGCAATCCGACAACGGGCTGCATATTTGGCGTGGTCACCAATGCATCAAACCCAAATGATCCCATATACTATAACTGGGTGTATAAGGCTACTGTAACCGTAACAGGCCCAGTCACCCGTTCCACTGAGACCGACGCAACAGGCTTCTACGCCTTCTTAGATCTTCCACCTGGAACGTACACAATCACCTGTTCGAAAACCGGCCTTCCGCCGTACACCTACTACAATCAAACTTTGGCAGCAGGGCAGTATCTGCGTGAGAACTTCGCACTCGGATACACCCAAAAGACGTCTTATAATGGTATTGTGCGCGCAGGTTGGAACTTAATTAGTTTGCCGCTTGATCCGGTCAATCCTGACCCAGCAGTTGTGTTCAATGGCATAGACATAGAGGGCAAACTATATCGCTACGATAATCCTACAGCGTCTTTTATAACTTACGATCCCTGGACACCAGAGATTTTCGGCAACTGCAGAGTTGGCGAAGGTTATTGGCTATTCGCTGATGGGCCGAAAACGATTAGTTACCAGGCATGGGCAAGCTTTCCGCCTGCCCGCGACATCCAAATACCGGCAGCAGGCTGGGCACTCATTGGCTGTCCATTCCCAAATGGCAAGTATTGGGCAGATACAAACGTAACTAAGGATGGCAATACGGTAAGTCTCGCCACAGCCGCTAAAACAAATGGATGGCTGGACTCCGTTGGCTGGTGGTGGGACAATTCAGCACAGGCACTGCAAACTCTTGGGCTACCCGAGGATTGGCCAGCTTCGGAATACCTGGTACCCTGGTATGGTTACTGGATAAATACCTACACCAGCAATCTGACGCTTACTGTGCAATAGCTAACACAATACCGCGCATTTGACGGGCCGGGGCGAAGAAGGAGCTCCGGCCCTTTTTGTCGTATAATATCGTGGTTTTTGGCAAAAATATTACTGTTAATTGCAATTACAAAAAGAGGGAAAAATGAGAATTGGGGTCATCAGTGATACTCATGGCAGTGTTTCCGCATGGCAGAAAGCCATGGATGTTTTCGGTGAAGTTGACCTGATACTTCACGCAGGAGACGTCTTGTATCATCCGCCTCGTCTGATGCCAAACCAAGAATACGACATCCCAACCCTTGTTCAGCTAATCAATTCATCAAATGTGCCCATAGTAATTGCTCGCGGCAACTGCGACGCAGAAGTATATGAAGAACTTCTTGAGGCACCCGTACTTTCGCCATATGCAGTCGTGCAGTTTGGGAGATTGAGAATTGTCATTACACACGGACACACGCTTGATGAAGACAAAATGTCGAAAGTTGCCGCCAAATACCGCGCAAATATTTTAGTTACAGGACACACACATTTGCCAGTAATCGAAAAAATTGAT carries:
- a CDS encoding family 10 glycosylhydrolase is translated as MKKGLWLSITFLVLLIISPCLYGAVEIIIDNPGAVFVNGSNAWTTGTSATDKYGSDYRYCKIATAGGSTATYTPFIPQTAPDWQVYTWYCNTEVSETTAAQYIIHHASGDTVVYVNQTTNRGTWFLVGTYTMNAGSGNYARISNQGSSTTRYVVADGMRFYSATATDTTPPTISNVSASPGVTTATITWTTNEPSTSQVEYGLTTSYGNQTPKDTNLVTSHSVLISGLSPTTLYHYRVKSADASNNEAVSSDYTFTTTAPTPEYRANWVDTWHDGILSAEQITNLVNIHKLYNYNVIIPEVRKCGDAYYNSTFEPRASNIIDAPPFDPLGDLIQKAHAQGIEVHPWIVTYRIWNSGWGAAPANHIWTLHPEWAMTDSSGNNLDGQYYNLDPGVPGVQDYIYKVVMDIVNQYDIDGFNWDYIRYPGYNWGYNSITQQRFYNEYGYWPPTSTSDSRWNTWSDFRRRQVTDLLKKCHVQIWAKKPNVKTSVDTVGWMGADPNVDFTQTRQYKEVFQDGKGWMEQHIVDVNILMNYKREYDTAQKQDYRLWTNWLATMQATTGRHSVDGQACYLNSISDSIIQMQVARDAGLAGICNYSYAVTNKDGQPSESFWSAVKSNLYTLPVPTPNMPWKSNPTTGCIFGVVTNASNPNDPIYYNWVYKATVTVTGPVTRSTETDATGFYAFLDLPPGTYTITCSKTGLPPYTYYNQTLAAGQYLRENFALGYTQKTSYNGIVRAGWNLISLPLDPVNPDPAVVFNGIDIEGKLYRYDNPTASFITYDPWTPEIFGNCRVGEGYWLFADGPKTISYQAWASFPPARDIQIPAAGWALIGCPFPNGKYWADTNVTKDGNTVSLATAAKTNGWLDSVGWWWDNSAQALQTLGLPEDWPASEYLVPWYGYWINTYTSNLTLTVQ
- the yfcE gene encoding phosphodiesterase yields the protein MRIGVISDTHGSVSAWQKAMDVFGEVDLILHAGDVLYHPPRLMPNQEYDIPTLVQLINSSNVPIVIARGNCDAEVYEELLEAPVLSPYAVVQFGRLRIVITHGHTLDEDKMSKVAAKYRANILVTGHTHLPVIEKIDNAIHINPGSPTHPKFQRAGILVPTVGIISKEKVSVLELESGKEILSLPLASP